The nucleotide window AAGCGCGCAGGGGGGAGGCTCCGGAGACGTACGAGCCCTTCCTGGTAGAGGACTGGCTCAGGAAACCGGCGCGGCTCATCTCGGAGACGTTCACGGACGTGGACTCGGCAGTGGACTGGCTGAGGGACTGCTACGCGTCCCACGTTCCTCTGGACGCCGCCTCGTTCCCGGTCGACATGCGGCTCCACTACTCCCGAGCCACACTCCTCCAGGAGCGAGGGAGGGACGTGGTGCTGGGCTACTACTCAACCGGCCGTGACTACGTCACACGAGCGCTGATCGCCTGCCCGAGGCCGAAGCGCCACGCCTACAGCGAGGAGCCTCCGCGTTGCCCGGCTCCGCTGTGACCACCGGTCCAAGCTGCGCCTGAACGAATGAATGAGTGCCTGTCCCGACCATCACACCGGCGAACCGTGAATGAATGAATTGGCGGTTCGCCCCCCATCGGCCCCGCTCGTCCGTCCCTCCCCGTGGCGGATGGGCGGGGCTTCAACATCCCGTCCGAGGAACACCGCATGCGTCAGTGCATTGCCACGGCCGCCGCACCGCCCGAACAATTACTCGTAGCAATCCTTGCCGAGCAAAGCTGCGTAAGCACCAGCGACCTGAAGTACGCCACCTTTGACCTCCGCTGCGAACTCGGCCTCTGGCACGAGGGAGAACACGCTGACCACGTGTGGGAGTGGGAAGACGGCATGGCTCCGCCGCTGTGGGCACGCTGGACGGCGGACGGACTCCTAAGGTTCGAGTGTCTGTCCTGGTGCGAGGCTCCCCACCTAACACGCGACGAGGTGTGCACGCTATTCCAAGACCATCCCCGAGAACACTCGTGGAACGTGGCCGATCCTCGCATCGAGGCGCTACGACGCCGGGTCCTGGCGGAGGGCGCGGGATGGATTCCCAACCGGCTGGACTAGCAGGTGCGTGCGTCCCCGTCTTGGAGACGCACGCACTCTCGCAACCAGAACCACGCTGCCGGGCGTGGGCTAAATCCACTCGATCGTGCTACGGACGCTCGGGGTCTCCTTCGGCTTCGGCAGGGCCGCCCAAGGCGCCTCCGTCCTCTGCGGCTCCCGGCGGGGCCGGGCCCCCAACATGGCCAGCAGAGCAGCCACCTCAGCGTCCGAACAACCCGGCAACGACTCGATCACCTTGCGTAACGGGTCGGTCACGACTCCTCGTTCCCGCTGGTCAGGGGCTTCTTCACGCTCAGCGGCAGCAGCTTCTTACCGCTTTCGCTCAGTTGTGGCCATGTGTCAAACTGGGGGCAGACGCCGCAGTCGAAGCAGGGGGTCCAGCGGCAGTCCTCGACCTCGGTCTCGTCGAGGGCGTCCTGCCAGTCCTCCCAGAGCCAGTCCTTGTCGAGGCCGGAGTCGAGGTGGTCCCAGGGGAGCACCTCCTCGTAGGAGCGCTCCCGGGTGGTGTACCAGTCGACGTCGACGCCCATGGCCGGCAGCACCGCCTCGGCGCACGCCATCCAGCGGTCGTAGGAGAAGTGCTCGCGCCAGCCGTCGAACCGGCCGCCGTCCTCGTAGACCGCGCGGATCACCGCGCCGATCCGCCGGTCGCCGCGGGAGAGCAGGCCCTCGACGATGCCGGGCTTGCCGTCGTGGTAGCGGAAGCCGATGGAGCGGCCGTAGCGCTTGTCGGAGCGGATCTTGTCGCGCAGCTTCTCCAGCCGGGCGTCGGTCTCCTCGGCGGACAGCTGCGGCGCCCACTGGAACGGGGTGTGCGGCTTGGGGACGAAACCGCCGATGGAGACCGTGCAGCGGATGTCGTTGGACCGGGAGACCTCGCGCCCCTTGGCGATCACCTTGGTGGCCATGTCGGCGATCTGGAGGACGTCCTCGTCGGTCTCGGTGGGCAGGCCGCACATGAAGTACAGCTTCACCTGGCGCCAGCCGTTGCCGTAGGCGGTGGCGACGGTGCGGATCAGGTCCTCCTCCGAGACCATCTTGTTGATGACCTTGCGGATCCGCTCGCTGCCGCCCTCCGGGGCGAAGGTGAGGCCGGAGCGGCGGCCGTTGCGGGTCAGCTCGTTGGCCAGGTCGATGTTGAAGGCGTCGACCCGGGTGGAGGGGAGCGACAGGCCGATCTTGTCGGCCTCGTAGCGGTCGGCGAGCCCCTTGGCGACGTCGCCGATCTCGCTGTGGTCGGCGGAGGACAGGGAGAGCAGGCCGACCTCCTCGAAGCCGGTGGCCTTCAGCCCCTTGTCGACCATCTCGCCGATGCCGGTGATGGAACGTTCGCGCACCGGCCGGGTGATCATGCCGGCCTGGCAGAAGCGGCAGCCGCGGGTGCAGCCGCGGAAGATCTCCACCGACATCCGCTCGTGCACCGTCTCGGCCAGCGGCACCAGCGGCTGCTTGGGGTAGGGCCACTCGTCGAGGTCCATCACGGTGTGCTTGGAGACCCGCCACGGCACGCCCGGGGTGTTGGGCACCACGCGGGCGATCCGGCCGTCGGGCAGGTACTCGACGTCGTAGAACCTGGGCACGTAGACGGTGCCGGTGCGGGCCAGCCGCAGCAGCAGCCCGTCCCGGCCGTCCGGACGGCCCTCGTTCTTCCAGGCCCGGACGATGTCGGTGATCTCCAGCACCGCCTGCTCGCCGTCGCCGATGACGGCAGCGTCGATGAAGTCGGCGATCGGCTCGGGGTTGAACGCGGCGTGGCCGCCGGCCAGCACGACCGGGTCCTCCTCGGTGCGCTCGGCGGCGGCCAGCGGGATGCCGGCCAGGTCGAGGGCGGTGAGCAGGTTGGTGTAGCCCAGTTCGGTGGAGAAGGAGACGCCGAACACGTCGAAGGCGCGCACCGGGCGGTGGGAGTCGACGGTGAACTGCGGGACGCCGTGTTCTCGCATGAGCGCCTCGAGGTCGGGCCAGACGCTGTAGGTGCGCTCGGCGAGCACCCCCTCGCGCTCGTTGAGCACCTCGTAGAGGATCATGACGCCCTGGTTGGGCAGCCCGACCTCGTAGGCGTCCGGGTACATCAACGACCAGCGGACATCGCAGGAGTCCCAGTCCTTGACGGTGGAGTTGAGCTCTCCGCCGACGTACTGGATCGGCTTCTGGACATGCGGGAGAAGCGCTTCCAGGCGCGGGAAGACCGACTCGACAGGCATCACAGGGGTCTCTCGGCTGTCTCTCGGGGGCTGGGCAGAAGGTGGCCACCCGCACAGGGGTGACCACCCAGCTTAACCCGACGCTAGGCGGAGACCGGCCGCTGCATGCGCACCGACTGGAGCAGCCCGACCCCGATCCACACCGCGAACATCGACGAGCCGCCGTAGGAGACGAACGGCAGCGGGATGCCGGCCACCGGCATGATGCCCAGCGTCATGCCGATGTTCTCGAAGGACTGGAAGGCGAACCAGGCGACCACCCCGGCGGCGATGACCGTGCCGTACAGGTCCGGGGCGTTGCGGGCGGTCTTGCAGGCCCGCCAGAGGATCACGCCCATTATCAGGATGATCAGCCCGGCACCGAGGAAGCCCAGCTCCTCGCCGGCCACCGTGAAGACGAAGTCGGTCTGCTGCTCGGGGACGAACTGGCCGGTGGTCTGGGTGCCGTGGAAGAGCCCCTTGCCCAGCAGCCCGCCGGAGCCGATGGCGATCCGCGCCTGGGCGGTGTTGTAGCCGACGCCGGAGGGGTCGAGGGTGGGGTTGGCGAAGGCGGCGAAGCGGTCGATCTGGTACTTGCTGAGCAGCTGGAGCTGCCAGATCGCCACCGCCCCGGCCGCGCCCACCGCCAGCAGCCCGAGCACCCAGCGGTTGGAGGCGCCGGAGGAGAGCAGCACCCCGAGCACGATCACCACCATGACCATGGTGGAGCCGAGGTCGGGCATGAGCAGGATGACGCACATCGGCAGCGCGGCCATGCCCAGCGACTGGAGCACGGTGCGGTTGTCCGGGGTGAGCTGGTCGCCGGCGTCCACCCGGGCCGACAGCAGCATCGCCATCCCCAGGATGATGGTGATCTTGGCGAACTCCGACGGCTGGAGGGAGAAGCCGCCGCCGATCACGATCCAGGAGTGGGCGCCGTTGACGGTGGAGCCCAGCGGGGAGAGGACGGCGAGCAGCAGCAGGATGGAGACCGCGTAGAGGATCGGGATCACCCCGCGCACCCGGCGGTGGCCGACCGCGATGGTGCCCACGCACAGCCCGATGCCGATGGCCAGGTTCATCAAGTGGCGGATGAGGAAGTACTGCGGGTCGCCGTGGTTGATCGAGGTGCGTCCCCGGGTGGCCGACCACACCAGCAGCGAGCCGACCGCGGAGAGCACCGCGGCCGCCGAGAGCAGCACCCAGTCCAGCCGCCGCACCACCGAGTCGCGGGCGAGCAGCTTGGCGAAGGTGCCGCGTTCCGGGCTGAACCGGCGGATCGCGTAGCCGCCGACGCTTCCGCCGGTCATACGTGGTACCTCCGGCCCAGCAGCAGCTTCTCGTTACGGTCCGGGGCGAGCGCGGCCGGCGCGTACCCCGGGGCGGCCGGGCCGGCCGGCTCCGGCGGGTAGGCGAAGGCGCGGGCCGGGACGTAGGCGACCTGCTGGGCCTGGCCGTCGGGACCGAACTTCGGCAGCGTCTCCCGCGGTTGGGGCAGCAGCCCCTTCTTCGGGTCGATGTTGCCGCCGTCGACGCCGTAGAGCGCCTCGTAGATCGCGCGGACCGCGGCACCGGAGCCACCGGAGCCGGTGCCGCCCTGGGCGATGGTCATCACGATCGCGTAGTCCTTGCTGTACGTCGCCAGCCAGGAGGTGGTCTGCTTGCCGTAGACCTCGGCGGTGCCGGTCTTGGCGTGCAGGGTGATCTTGTCCTGCGGCCAGCCCTGGTACTTCCAGGCCGCGGTACCGCTGGTGATGGTGCCGGCCAGGGCGTCGTCGATGTAGTGCAGCGTCTCCTGGGAGTCCGGGAGCTTGCCGGTGGCCTTGGGCTTGATCTCCTGGACGTGCTTGCCGTCGGCGCTGACGATGGCCTTGCCGATGGTCGGCTGGTAGAGGGTGCCGCCGTTGCTGAGCGCGGAGTAGATGCGGGCCATCTGCAGGGGGGTGACGAGGGTGTCGCCCTGGCCGATGGAGTAGTTCACCGAGTCACCGGCGCGCAGCCGGTTGCCGTCGGTGCAGTCCTCGCGGGCGATGCGGGTGGCGTAGTCGTCCTTGTCGCTCTTGGCCTGGGCGCACCACGCGGTCTTGTTGGCCTCCCAGAACCGCTGCTTCCAGGTGCGGTCCGGGATCCGGCCCTTGGCCTCGCCCGGCAGGTCGACCCCGGTCTTCTCGCCGAGGCCGAACTGGCGGGCGGTGGTGTAGAACCAGTCCTTGGGGTGCTTGGGGTTGTTGCCGCCGTCCTTGAGCCACTGGTCGTAGGCGAGGCCGTAGAAGACGGTGTCGCAGGAGATCTCCAGCGCCTTGCCGAGCGAGATGTCGCCGGCGCTCTCGCT belongs to Streptantibioticus cattleyicolor NRRL 8057 = DSM 46488 and includes:
- a CDS encoding TIGR03960 family B12-binding radical SAM protein encodes the protein MPVESVFPRLEALLPHVQKPIQYVGGELNSTVKDWDSCDVRWSLMYPDAYEVGLPNQGVMILYEVLNEREGVLAERTYSVWPDLEALMREHGVPQFTVDSHRPVRAFDVFGVSFSTELGYTNLLTALDLAGIPLAAAERTEEDPVVLAGGHAAFNPEPIADFIDAAVIGDGEQAVLEITDIVRAWKNEGRPDGRDGLLLRLARTGTVYVPRFYDVEYLPDGRIARVVPNTPGVPWRVSKHTVMDLDEWPYPKQPLVPLAETVHERMSVEIFRGCTRGCRFCQAGMITRPVRERSITGIGEMVDKGLKATGFEEVGLLSLSSADHSEIGDVAKGLADRYEADKIGLSLPSTRVDAFNIDLANELTRNGRRSGLTFAPEGGSERIRKVINKMVSEEDLIRTVATAYGNGWRQVKLYFMCGLPTETDEDVLQIADMATKVIAKGREVSRSNDIRCTVSIGGFVPKPHTPFQWAPQLSAEETDARLEKLRDKIRSDKRYGRSIGFRYHDGKPGIVEGLLSRGDRRIGAVIRAVYEDGGRFDGWREHFSYDRWMACAEAVLPAMGVDVDWYTTRERSYEEVLPWDHLDSGLDKDWLWEDWQDALDETEVEDCRWTPCFDCGVCPQFDTWPQLSESGKKLLPLSVKKPLTSGNEES
- the rodA gene encoding rod shape-determining protein RodA is translated as MTGGSVGGYAIRRFSPERGTFAKLLARDSVVRRLDWVLLSAAAVLSAVGSLLVWSATRGRTSINHGDPQYFLIRHLMNLAIGIGLCVGTIAVGHRRVRGVIPILYAVSILLLLAVLSPLGSTVNGAHSWIVIGGGFSLQPSEFAKITIILGMAMLLSARVDAGDQLTPDNRTVLQSLGMAALPMCVILLMPDLGSTMVMVVIVLGVLLSSGASNRWVLGLLAVGAAGAVAIWQLQLLSKYQIDRFAAFANPTLDPSGVGYNTAQARIAIGSGGLLGKGLFHGTQTTGQFVPEQQTDFVFTVAGEELGFLGAGLIILIMGVILWRACKTARNAPDLYGTVIAAGVVAWFAFQSFENIGMTLGIMPVAGIPLPFVSYGGSSMFAVWIGVGLLQSVRMQRPVSA